The Opitutales bacterium region ATCGGGCAATAGAGGATGAGGATTCTTCGAGCTTCGATTCTGAGACCGAATAAATCGGGTGCAATTGAAGGGGCGGGGAAATCCCCCCGTTGCTTCAATTGCATCCATTTTGATCTATTCTCCAACAACTCGATTGCCCCCTTGCTCAATATCTGTTGAGGTGCCGGTTTTTTTTGAACTGGGGACTATTGCCATGTTTAAGCTGATTTATCGAAAATACGGAGAGCGCCTGCGCGTTAAGGATGATTTACTGTCGGGGCTCACGGTGGCTTTGGCGCTTGTGCCGGAGGCGGTGGCTTTTGCATTTGTGGCGGGCGTAGATCCGTTGTCGGGGCTTTATGCGGCCTTTTTTATTGGTTTAATCACAGCGACGATCGGCGGACGCCCCGGAATGATCTCTGGAGCTACTGGAGCTATAGCGATCGTGGTGGTGTCATTAGTGATCGAGCACGGGGTTCAATACCTCTTTCCGGCGGTGGTGCTGATGGGCGCGATCCAGGTGACCGTGGGATTACTCAGGTTGGGGAAATTCATTCGTCTGGTGCCGCACCCTGTGATGCTTGGATTTGTAAATGGTCTGGCGATCGTCATTTTTATGGCTCAAATCCCTCAATTCACCGTCGATCCGACAGATGTGCACGGAGCGGCTTGGATGCAAGGAGGTGAGCTCTTTTGGATGCTGGGGTTGGTAGCTGTAACGATGGCCGTCATTCACTTTTTGCCCAAGTTGACTCAAGCAATTCCTTCTTCGCTCGTAGCTATTGTGGGCGTAACCTTAGCCGCGTTCGCGGTTGAGCGATTTCTAAACGTCGAAATTCGTACCGTCGGAGATATCTCGAGTGTGGGCGGTGGATTGCCGGTATTTCAGTTGTTTTCTGTCCCAATGACTTTGGAGACTCTGTGGATCATTCTGCCCTACGCCTTCATTATGGCATCTGTGGGATTGATTGAATCTTTAATGACGATGCAGCTGATCGATGAGTTGACCGAAACCCGAGGGCAAGGAAATCGAGAGTGTTTGGGTCAGGGCGTGGCTAATGTTGTGACCGGGTTTTTCGGTGGCATGGGGGGCTGTGCTATGATCGGACAGTCTATGATTAACATTCGCTCTGGGGGGCGGGGTAGACTCTCTGGGATCTCGGCGGCGCTGTTTCTTTTGATCTTCATCCTATTTGCATCTGGATTGATCGAGCAGATATCGATGGCGGCCTTAACGGGCGTGATGATGATGGTCGTGCTTGGCACCTTCGAGTGGGCGTCACTCCGCATCTTTGGAAAGGTGCCTAAGGAAGATATCTTCGTTGTTGTGCTGGTTACCTTAGTGACTGTCTTTGCTCATAATTTGGCATTAGCCGTGGCTGCTGGAGTCGTCGTCTCTGCACTGGTCTACGCCTGGAAGACTGCGAAGCAAATTTGGGCTGAAGAGAAAGTCTCCGAGGAAGGCAGTAAAATTTACCTCCTACATGGGCCCTTGTTTTTTGCTTCGGTTCAGAATTTTCAGGATATTTTTAATCCTCAAGAGGATCCCGAAGATGTCATCATCGACTTTAAAATGTCTCGGGTATGCGACCACTCGGCGCTAGAGGCGATCAAAGTGCTTGCTGAGCGGTATGAAAAAAACGGCACCAAGCTGCATTTGCGTCATCTGAGTAACGAATGCCGTGTGCTCTTAGACAAGGCGGGTGATTTGGTGGAGGTCAACGTCGTAGAAGATCCAGATTATCACGTTGCCGTTTGAACACGGGATAGATTGTAGCATTCGGATAATGATCGCTTGATCTGCTGAGGTCTGCTGCACACTGTCCGCACCATGTCGATTCATGGAGTGGAAATCAGTTTCTCAGTCGAAGAGCTGCGTGTGATTTTAGGCGGTGACTGCCGCGTGATCGGTGTCTACGAGGGTGTGATATCTGGCATCGCGTCGCTAGATGCAGCGCAGCCTGGGGAGCTCTCGTTCTTAGCCAATCTCAAATATCGTAAACAAGCTCAAGAGAGTCGGGCTTCAGTGATCCTGATTCCTCTAGGAGTAGAGATCGAGCCCGGAGCTGATCAGTGTTTCATCGAAATGGAACATCCCTCTTTGGGTTTGGCGCGGGTGTGCGAGACGATTGAGGACCGCTTAAATCCAAGACCTGCGGCCGGGATTGATCCGATGGCCAAAGTGGCACCGGATGCTGAGGTGTCAGACTCGGCGTATGTCGGGCCGTTTTGTGTGATCGAGAGCGGAGGCAAGGTTGGGGAGCGGGTTCAATTGGTCAGTCACGTCTTCGTCGGGCGTTCTGCGGAAGTGGGCGCGGACAGCGTGTTGTTTTCAAATGTGGCCTTACAGCACTATTGCCAGGTGGGTGCACGCTGTCGTGTGCATGCTAATACGGTTATCGGATCGGATGGCTTTGGCTATTCCACTGTAGCAGGGGTGCATCATAAGGAGCCCCAGATTGGTATTGTGGTTGTGGAGGACGATGTGGAAATCGGTGCGAACGTGGCAATCGATCGAGCCCGGTTCGAGGTTACCCGCATTGGTCGGGGAGCCAAGGTAGATAATTTGGTCCAGATTGCGCACAATGTTGAGATTGGACCCGGTTCGATTGTGGTCGCGCAAACGGGTGTGAGTGGTTCTACGCGGGTCGGCAAATACGTCATCCTAGCCGGACAATCGGGGATCGCGGGTCATATTACGATCGGGGATCAAGCTGTGGTCGGCGCACAGGCGGGGGTAAACCGAGATATTGGCCCCGGCGAAAAAGTACGAGGCACGCCGCATGTATCCATGGGCGAGTTTGGTCGGATCGCGGTCTTACAAAAACGACTCCCAGATTTGTTCAAACGTGTAGATAGGCTGGAGAAAGCTCAGTCTACTTCCGAAACGTAGCGCGAGCAGCCTGATTAATTTGTATGGCTAACCTAAAAATCCTTTCGGGAAATTCGAACCGTCCTTTGGCGCAAGCTATTTGCGAGGCCATGGGAGTGCCTCTGGGAGATGCTACGGTGTCTACATTTCCAGATGGGGAGACTTTCGTAAAGATAAACGAAAATATCCGCGGACAAGATGTCTTTATTGTTCAGTCGATGAGCAATCCTGCCAATCACCATC contains the following coding sequences:
- the lpxD gene encoding UDP-3-O-(3-hydroxymyristoyl)glucosamine N-acyltransferase, with the translated sequence MSIHGVEISFSVEELRVILGGDCRVIGVYEGVISGIASLDAAQPGELSFLANLKYRKQAQESRASVILIPLGVEIEPGADQCFIEMEHPSLGLARVCETIEDRLNPRPAAGIDPMAKVAPDAEVSDSAYVGPFCVIESGGKVGERVQLVSHVFVGRSAEVGADSVLFSNVALQHYCQVGARCRVHANTVIGSDGFGYSTVAGVHHKEPQIGIVVVEDDVEIGANVAIDRARFEVTRIGRGAKVDNLVQIAHNVEIGPGSIVVAQTGVSGSTRVGKYVILAGQSGIAGHITIGDQAVVGAQAGVNRDIGPGEKVRGTPHVSMGEFGRIAVLQKRLPDLFKRVDRLEKAQSTSET
- a CDS encoding SulP family inorganic anion transporter, translating into MFKLIYRKYGERLRVKDDLLSGLTVALALVPEAVAFAFVAGVDPLSGLYAAFFIGLITATIGGRPGMISGATGAIAIVVVSLVIEHGVQYLFPAVVLMGAIQVTVGLLRLGKFIRLVPHPVMLGFVNGLAIVIFMAQIPQFTVDPTDVHGAAWMQGGELFWMLGLVAVTMAVIHFLPKLTQAIPSSLVAIVGVTLAAFAVERFLNVEIRTVGDISSVGGGLPVFQLFSVPMTLETLWIILPYAFIMASVGLIESLMTMQLIDELTETRGQGNRECLGQGVANVVTGFFGGMGGCAMIGQSMINIRSGGRGRLSGISAALFLLIFILFASGLIEQISMAALTGVMMMVVLGTFEWASLRIFGKVPKEDIFVVVLVTLVTVFAHNLALAVAAGVVVSALVYAWKTAKQIWAEEKVSEEGSKIYLLHGPLFFASVQNFQDIFNPQEDPEDVIIDFKMSRVCDHSALEAIKVLAERYEKNGTKLHLRHLSNECRVLLDKAGDLVEVNVVEDPDYHVAV